The Triticum aestivum cultivar Chinese Spring chromosome 3A, IWGSC CS RefSeq v2.1, whole genome shotgun sequence genome includes a region encoding these proteins:
- the LOC123058744 gene encoding acidic endochitinase-like, whose protein sequence is MAVPAKASSSFSMACLLAAIFLLSSAPRSHGGSIAIYWGQNGNEGTLAETCSTGNYAFVNIAFLCSFGSAQQTPQLNLAGHCDPYSDACTNLTADINLCQSKGVKVMLSIGGGAGGYTLNSEQDAADLAKYIWDNFLGGSSPKRPLGAAVLDGVDFDIEGGNPDYYGALAAHLKAYGGKGKGGSKEVYLSAAPQCPFPDQWVGKALETGLFDYVWVQFYNNPPCQYVQGDTANLMDSWKQWTSGVHAKYIFLGLPAAPAAAGSGFIPAGSLESQVLPALKGSSKYGGVMLWSKFYDDQDGYSSAIKNAV, encoded by the coding sequence ATGGCCGTCCCGGCTAAAGCCAGCAGCTCCTTCTCCATGGCCTGCCTCTTGGccgccatcttcctcctctcctcgGCGCCACGGAGCCACGGCGGCAGCATCGCCATCTACTGGGGCCAGAACGGCAACGAGGGCACCCTGGCCGAGACCTGCAGCACCGGCAACTACGCCTTTGTCAACATCGCCTTCCTCTGCAGCTTCGGGTCGGCCCAGCAGACCCCGCAGCTCAACCTGGCGGGCCACTGCGACCCCTACTCCGACGCCTGCACCAACCTCACCGCCGACATCAACCTCTGCCAGTCCAAGGGCGTCAAGGTGATGCTCTCCATCGGCGGGGGCGCCGGCGGGTACACGCTCAACTCCGAGCAGGACGCGGCCGACCTGGCCAAGTACATCTGGGACAACTTCCTCGGCGGGAGCTCGCCCAAGCGGCCGCTCGGCGCCGCCGTGCTGGACGGCGTCGACTTCGACATTGAGGGAGGGAACCCGGACTACTACGGCGCGCTGGCGGCGCACCTCAAGGCCTACGGCGGCAAGGGCAAGGGGGGCAGCAAGGAGGTGTACCTGTCGGCGGCGCCGCAGTGCCCGTTCCCGGACCAGTGGGTCGGCAAGGCGCTCGAGACGGGCCTCTTCGACTACGTGTGGGTGCAGTTCTACAACAACCCGCCGTGCCAGTACGTGCAGGGGGACACGGCCAACCTCATGGACTCGTGGAAGCAGTGGACGTCGGGGGTCCACGCCAAGTACATCTTCCTCGGGCtgccggcggctccggcggcggcggggagcgggtTCATACCGGCGGGGAGCCTGGAGTCGCAGGTGCTCCCGGCGCTCAAGGGCTCCAGCAAGTACGGAGGGGTGATGCTGTGGTCAAAGTTCTACGACGACCAGGACGGCTACAGCTCCGCCATCAAGAACGCCGTCTGA